In the Pseudomonadota bacterium genome, TGCTGTCGAGAGGTTAGAACAATGAATAGGTTCGAAATCCTTATTAATCAATTGCAGGACAAAAGCGATTCTGTAAAATCAAGATATAAAGCTGCACGAAAACTCGGAATAATTGGCGATCCACGCGCAGTTAAACCACTTATTGCCATGCTGGGCAATGACGCTGAGGAATTATTATCTGTTGTTAAGGAAACCCTCGATAAAATATATCCTGACTGGAGAGATTCAAACGAAGCTAAAAATCAAATTTCTGAGTTAATTGCCTGTCTTATAGATAATAATGAAACTCCCACGGCCCAAAAGAATGCTGCATTTGCCTTGGGTGAAATCAAAGACCCAAGGGCAGTAGAACCCCTTATGGCAGCTTTGGGAGATAAAAATGAAGATGTTCGCTCTGCAAGTGCAAGTGCATTGTGTAAAATCAAGGACCCACGAGCAGTAGAACCCCTCGTTGCTGCTTTGAGGCGTAGAAGTAAAAATGTCCGATTGGCAGCTACACAGGCACTGGGCCTTATCAATGACCCCCGGACAGTAGAATTCCTTATTGCTGAATTAAAAGATACGGATGAAGATCTCCGCTCCGCAGTTGTTGATACACTCAATACAATCAATCCTGACTGGAGAGATTCAAACGAAGCAAAACGTCAAGTATTAGAATTAATTTCAATTTTGTTGGATGTAAATAAACATCTATATTTCCGCTCTGTAGCTGCATATGCACTGGGTGAAATCAAAGACCCACGAGCAGTTGAACCCCTTGTTGTTGTAATAAAAGGTAAAAGGGATCACAACTCTGCAGAAGGCAATAGAGATGTCCACGCTGCCATATATGCTCTGTCTAAAATCAAAGATTCACGAGCAGTAGACCTCCTTCTTGACGCTTTGAAAGATAAAAGTAGGAATGTCCGTACTGCGTCTGTAATGGCATTGGGTGAAATCAAAGACCCACGAGCAGTAGAACCACTTATTGCTGCACTGGGTGACAAGAATGGTGTGGTCCGCTGGGTCACTGCAACCGCACTGGCTAAAATAAAAGATTCGCGAGCAGTAGAACCACTTATTGCCGTCTTGAAAAATAAAGATAAGGATCCGGGGCTCCTCGGGTATGCCATAGAAGCATTGGGTGAAATCAAAGACCCACGAGCAGTTGAAGCACTTATTGCTGCCTTGAAAAATAAAAAACATATTTATTTATATTTCCGTTCTGCGACCGTAGAAGCATTGGGTAAAATCAAAGACCCACGAGCAGTAGAACCACTTATTGCTGCACTGGGTGACAGGAATAGTGTGGTCCGCTCTGCCGCTGCACGTGCATTGGGTGAAATCAAAGACCCACGAGCAGTTGAAGCACTTATTGCTGCCTTG is a window encoding:
- a CDS encoding HEAT repeat domain-containing protein; translated protein: MNRFEILINQLQDKSDSVKSRYKAARKLGIIGDPRAVKPLIAMLGNDAEELLSVVKETLDKIYPDWRDSNEAKNQISELIACLIDNNETPTAQKNAAFALGEIKDPRAVEPLMAALGDKNEDVRSASASALCKIKDPRAVEPLVAALRRRSKNVRLAATQALGLINDPRTVEFLIAELKDTDEDLRSAVVDTLNTINPDWRDSNEAKRQVLELISILLDVNKHLYFRSVAAYALGEIKDPRAVEPLVVVIKGKRDHNSAEGNRDVHAAIYALSKIKDSRAVDLLLDALKDKSRNVRTASVMALGEIKDPRAVEPLIAALGDKNGVVRWVTATALAKIKDSRAVEPLIAVLKNKDKDPGLLGYAIEALGEIKDPRAVEALIAALKNKKHIYLYFRSATVEALGKIKDPRAVEPLIAALGDRNSVVRSAAARALGEIKDPRAVEALIAALKDEDKDVRSAAAWALGEIKDQRAIEPLIAALKDEDKDVCYYAEYALSEINPDWRDSQEAKLW